Proteins encoded within one genomic window of Actinoplanes octamycinicus:
- a CDS encoding SMI1/KNR4 family protein — protein MDRRRRLWMIMATGANVDWRTGAAAVAAAVEVPVALVVAGAVVTEDDPVRPRVAGIVELSEVDRLTLEQARDLVLAVRRAYGAVLLAAPAGLLVPLGSGDWTFADLGAAVGASAVVVTGPGPDAVNHTTLALGALAGHGLSASVITIGSDVDEAALPVTPVGRIPADPPADFAGAAEWFHPALTTPEPADPPVLAKAPAVSGRKFVLGLLGIFVFLVLLVCGVAWLGSSPGDVRVSLEAQPPPARSAVAAPLRITPPPPPADGCPPDPGPPVITHPDRATTARVDRAWQRIETWLDRHAPASAQGLRPGAPAERIDDAQRRMSVPFPADLVASLRRHDGARGIGRFDLPPSFSPSPIAQILSDWQVNCRVLGHPGITRDEWWHPDYVPFAADGGGGLLFADQRPGGHGRVGDTDPETGADFDHWPGSVAELLERTAGSLETGTPFAGRYRPRVTDGVVIWEFVR, from the coding sequence GTGGATCGACGTCGACGGTTGTGGATGATTATGGCCACCGGTGCCAACGTCGACTGGCGGACCGGGGCGGCCGCGGTGGCGGCGGCCGTCGAGGTGCCGGTGGCGCTGGTGGTGGCCGGGGCGGTCGTCACCGAGGATGATCCGGTCCGGCCACGGGTGGCCGGGATCGTGGAGCTGTCCGAGGTCGATCGGCTGACGCTGGAGCAGGCGCGGGATCTGGTGCTCGCGGTCCGGCGAGCGTACGGGGCGGTGCTGCTGGCGGCGCCGGCGGGGCTGCTCGTGCCGCTCGGATCGGGGGACTGGACATTCGCGGACCTGGGTGCGGCGGTGGGGGCGTCCGCGGTGGTGGTGACCGGACCGGGACCGGATGCGGTGAACCATACGACGCTGGCGCTCGGCGCGCTCGCCGGACACGGCCTTTCCGCCTCAGTCATCACGATCGGGTCCGATGTCGACGAGGCGGCGCTGCCGGTCACCCCGGTCGGGCGGATCCCGGCCGATCCGCCGGCCGACTTCGCCGGGGCGGCCGAGTGGTTCCACCCGGCCCTGACCACCCCGGAGCCGGCGGATCCCCCGGTGCTGGCGAAAGCGCCCGCGGTCAGTGGACGCAAGTTCGTCCTGGGGCTGCTGGGGATCTTCGTCTTCCTGGTCCTGCTGGTGTGCGGAGTGGCCTGGCTGGGCTCCTCCCCCGGCGATGTCCGGGTCTCCCTGGAGGCGCAGCCGCCCCCGGCCCGGTCGGCGGTCGCGGCGCCGCTGCGGATCACCCCGCCCCCGCCGCCGGCGGACGGCTGCCCGCCGGACCCCGGTCCACCCGTGATCACCCACCCGGACCGGGCGACCACCGCCCGCGTCGACCGGGCCTGGCAGCGGATCGAGACCTGGCTCGACCGGCACGCCCCCGCCTCGGCCCAGGGGCTGCGGCCGGGCGCGCCGGCCGAGCGGATCGACGACGCGCAGCGCCGGATGTCGGTGCCGTTCCCGGCCGACCTGGTCGCCTCGCTGCGCCGGCACGACGGGGCGCGGGGCATCGGCCGGTTCGACCTGCCGCCGTCGTTCAGCCCGTCGCCGATCGCCCAGATCCTCAGCGACTGGCAGGTGAACTGCCGGGTGCTCGGCCACCCCGGGATCACCCGGGACGAGTGGTGGCATCCGGACTACGTGCCGTTCGCGGCGGACGGCGGCGGCGGGCTCCTCTTCGCCGACCAGCGGCCCGGCGGGCACGGCCGGGTCGGCGACACCGACCCGGAGACCGGGGCCGATTTCGATCACTGGCCGGGGTCGGTGGCGGAGCTGCTGGAGCGGACCGCCGGCTCGCTGGAGACCGGCACGCCGTTCGCCGGCCGCTACCGGCCCCGGGTCACCGACGGCGTGGTGATCTGGGAGTTCGTCCGATAG
- a CDS encoding ABC transporter permease, whose protein sequence is MMRLSGRLRTATIIGMQGIRARKLRTFLSMVSLFLGVLAVVVVQAGAGIAERLQLADVELSSGIDGTKALYLPGVPGAAQAVEDTVRHRTDAVAMFNTTAIIGEPGVRAINEGGSPFDQDWGGGSQICNQNGCYDPNAGAPKGQAIEMRVSALTGDIRPFRPYQVKSGQWLDFGSAPMMAPRLVLNEEAAKGFERYQVPAEMRLPGATAHMTPQIVGVVKDGDGSPHAYLRLDELTTWIPLTRLGDPNQGGDVQVAMAGSTPVEPVLIAKLTGLGAEGVAAETINTRKQMKDELNLLRLIFLAMASLVLVIGAAGVLNVGLATVGERIEEFALRRAVGTPRAVLAGIVLAETLLTGLLTAALAIGLSVAGLKVLATLFGSSQPFLQNVEFPWSAGVSGIIAGLVAGILGGFIPALRAARIPIATVMRA, encoded by the coding sequence ATGATGCGGCTCTCCGGGCGGCTGCGCACCGCCACGATCATCGGCATGCAGGGCATCCGGGCCCGCAAGCTGCGCACCTTCCTCTCCATGGTCAGCCTGTTCCTCGGCGTCCTCGCGGTCGTCGTGGTCCAGGCCGGCGCCGGCATCGCCGAGCGCCTGCAGCTCGCCGACGTCGAGCTGAGCTCCGGCATCGACGGCACCAAGGCGCTCTACCTGCCCGGCGTGCCCGGGGCGGCGCAGGCCGTCGAGGACACCGTGCGCCACCGCACCGACGCGGTCGCCATGTTCAACACCACCGCGATCATCGGCGAGCCCGGGGTGCGCGCGATCAACGAGGGCGGGTCGCCGTTCGACCAGGACTGGGGCGGCGGCTCGCAGATCTGCAACCAGAACGGCTGCTACGACCCGAACGCCGGCGCGCCCAAGGGACAGGCGATCGAGATGCGGGTCAGCGCGCTGACCGGCGACATCCGGCCGTTCCGCCCGTACCAGGTGAAGTCCGGGCAGTGGCTGGACTTCGGCAGCGCGCCGATGATGGCGCCGCGCCTGGTGCTCAACGAGGAGGCGGCCAAGGGCTTCGAGCGCTACCAGGTGCCCGCCGAGATGCGCCTGCCCGGCGCCACCGCGCACATGACCCCGCAGATCGTCGGCGTGGTCAAGGACGGCGACGGGTCCCCGCACGCCTACCTGCGCCTCGACGAGCTGACCACCTGGATCCCGCTGACCCGCCTCGGCGACCCGAACCAGGGCGGCGACGTCCAGGTCGCGATGGCCGGCTCCACCCCGGTCGAACCGGTCCTCATCGCCAAGCTGACCGGCCTGGGCGCGGAGGGTGTCGCCGCCGAGACGATCAACACTCGCAAGCAGATGAAGGACGAGCTGAACCTGCTCCGGCTGATCTTCCTGGCGATGGCCAGCCTGGTCCTGGTGATCGGTGCGGCCGGCGTGCTCAACGTCGGCCTGGCCACCGTCGGCGAACGGATCGAGGAGTTCGCGCTGCGCCGCGCGGTGGGCACGCCGCGGGCCGTGCTGGCCGGCATCGTGCTGGCCGAGACGCTGCTCACCGGCCTGCTCACCGCGGCCCTGGCGATCGGCCTGAGCGTGGCCGGCCTCAAGGTGCTCGCGACGCTGTTCGGCTCGTCCCAGCCGTTCCTGCAGAACGTCGAGTTCCCCTGGTCGGCCGGGGTCTCCGGGATCATCGCCGGGCTGGTGGCCGGGATCCTGGGCGGCTTCATCCCGGCGTTGCGCGCCGCCCGCATCCCGATCGCCACGGTGATGCGCGCCTGA
- a CDS encoding ABC transporter ATP-binding protein produces the protein MNELIELTGITKVLKGQKQPRTILDGVDLTVRAGESVAIVGRSGSGKSTLLSVLGLFDRPDTGSYVFNGRDISRLPERHAAKLRSAEFGFVFQRFFLLKHLTAAQNVAMALINGQGWLPRRERRTRVMNALDQVGIAHLAKNRPAKMSGGEQQRVAIARALVREPRILLADEPTGALDIETGTIVIDALLDATTRGCALILVTHDRDHAARMGRIVDLEAGVLTERVLA, from the coding sequence ATGAACGAGCTGATCGAACTCACCGGCATCACCAAGGTGCTCAAGGGCCAGAAACAGCCGCGGACCATCCTCGACGGCGTCGACCTGACCGTCCGGGCCGGGGAGAGCGTCGCCATCGTCGGCCGCTCCGGCTCCGGCAAGAGCACCCTGCTCAGCGTCCTCGGCCTGTTCGACCGGCCGGACACCGGCAGCTACGTGTTCAACGGCCGGGACATCAGCCGGCTGCCCGAGCGGCACGCCGCCAAGCTGCGCAGCGCCGAGTTCGGCTTCGTCTTCCAGCGGTTCTTCCTGCTCAAGCACCTGACCGCGGCGCAGAACGTGGCGATGGCGCTGATCAACGGGCAGGGCTGGCTGCCCCGCCGGGAGCGCCGCACCCGGGTGATGAACGCCCTCGACCAGGTCGGCATCGCCCACCTGGCGAAGAACCGGCCGGCCAAGATGTCCGGCGGCGAGCAGCAGCGGGTGGCGATCGCCCGGGCCCTGGTCCGCGAGCCGCGGATCCTGCTGGCCGACGAGCCGACCGGCGCCCTCGACATCGAGACCGGCACCATCGTGATCGACGCGCTGCTGGACGCGACCACCCGCGGCTGCGCGCTGATCCTGGTCACCCACGACCGCGACCACGCCGCCCGGATGGGCCGGATCGTCGACCTGGAGGCCGGCGTGCTGACCGAGCGGGTGCTCGCATGA
- a CDS encoding efflux RND transporter periplasmic adaptor subunit: MASRPVRLSVVLLGFVVAGCTSGGEETATPGLADRGTVLTTVQPTRQDLTNQVSLAGKVTINPVFGVVAPTDGELRWVTRVPSKTPVSSPEWVASVWHDGFPRHVEVPKGATFAGRLMEDHADVTKGMPVLSAQHSGYGIVADIGSDQAYRISGAVKTVQAQIKNGPGPFKCKTLGTIAALPAGTVPEPAATTTAPTPNASAPAAPPAEGDSGGGSGSSGGSEPTGMRLVCVPPDSVKLINGADVTLEVITGRAANAMVLPVEAVAGSQGRGKVDIVTGEDHTRKTVDVVLGLSDGKVVEIKKGLKGDETIAIPGPNLPTAAPTGEGPVG; the protein is encoded by the coding sequence ATGGCGAGCAGGCCTGTCCGGCTGAGCGTGGTGCTGTTGGGGTTCGTGGTCGCCGGGTGCACCTCGGGCGGCGAGGAGACCGCCACGCCCGGCCTGGCCGACCGGGGCACCGTGCTGACCACGGTGCAGCCGACCCGCCAAGATCTGACGAACCAGGTCAGTCTGGCCGGCAAGGTGACCATCAACCCGGTCTTCGGGGTCGTCGCGCCGACCGACGGCGAGCTGCGCTGGGTCACCCGGGTGCCCTCGAAGACGCCGGTGAGCAGCCCGGAGTGGGTGGCCAGCGTCTGGCACGACGGCTTCCCGCGGCACGTGGAGGTCCCCAAGGGCGCCACCTTCGCCGGTCGGCTGATGGAGGACCACGCCGACGTCACCAAGGGCATGCCGGTGCTGTCCGCGCAGCACTCCGGGTACGGGATCGTCGCCGACATCGGCAGTGACCAGGCGTACCGGATCTCCGGCGCGGTCAAGACCGTGCAGGCGCAGATCAAGAACGGTCCGGGGCCGTTCAAGTGCAAGACGCTGGGCACCATCGCCGCGCTGCCCGCCGGGACGGTGCCCGAGCCGGCCGCCACCACCACGGCCCCGACGCCGAACGCGTCCGCCCCGGCCGCCCCGCCGGCCGAGGGCGACAGCGGCGGTGGCAGCGGCAGCTCCGGCGGCTCCGAGCCGACCGGCATGCGCCTGGTCTGCGTGCCCCCGGACAGCGTCAAGCTGATCAACGGCGCCGACGTCACCCTCGAGGTGATCACCGGCCGGGCCGCGAACGCGATGGTGCTGCCGGTCGAGGCGGTCGCCGGCTCGCAGGGCCGCGGCAAGGTCGACATCGTGACCGGCGAGGACCACACCCGCAAGACCGTCGACGTGGTCCTCGGCCTCTCCGACGGCAAGGTCGTCGAGATCAAGAAGGGCCTCAAGGGCGACGAGACGATCGCCATTCCCGGCCCGAACCTGCCCACCGCCGCCCCGACCGGGGAGGGCCCGGTCGGATGA
- a CDS encoding putative bifunctional diguanylate cyclase/phosphodiesterase, with protein MRVRRLVVGALVAVLALLSGSALVDSRRHGKIVEDIVAAADQVAAYEQAAYLSAWEMALIEAAAGDPQGPERQQLLEVDEQAYLATMILAGIDGESAEADTIAQRQLNQRQVIIWYLSLLDRGDRARAADVLRTEIMPAYRRNVARLQELRDQHQSRYEEHAAAARHDSDRLLWFSSVTTGLTLVMLALFAWTVRAHRRRVETLAATDILTGLPNRAAFTLHTQRALTTGLTVLTVNIDGFRHVNDQLGPNIGDRLLAEAGWRMSTAVRDSDLVARIGGDEFAILLRDTDPARAETVADRLREAFDQPFQLGDLTIDLEISIGAATATADDDVRTLLGHADSAMHDAKEQHDGYRRFRPHAGQDSADRLSLLGDLRRGLDDAGQFSLHYQAKIRLADGTVAGVEALARWQHPVKGPVSPGQFVPVLETTSLIHRFTERVLTLALEQARAWLDAGHPVPVAVNVSTRSLLDETFPDRLAALLESAGVPGALLCIEITEHTVMSDPATTIDALHRIRELGVKTSIDDFGTGYSSLSYLKMLPVDELKIDRSFVADMVTDRSSRALVASAVDLAHNLGLTVVAEGIEDAPTAAALAGLGCDTAQGYHFARPVPATDVSLTPRPLPLPAR; from the coding sequence ATGCGGGTACGGCGTCTGGTGGTCGGGGCGCTCGTCGCCGTCCTGGCCCTGTTGTCCGGTTCGGCGCTGGTCGACAGCCGCCGGCACGGCAAGATCGTCGAGGACATCGTGGCGGCCGCCGATCAGGTGGCGGCCTACGAGCAGGCCGCCTACCTCTCCGCCTGGGAGATGGCGCTGATCGAGGCGGCGGCCGGCGACCCGCAGGGCCCGGAGCGGCAGCAGCTGCTGGAGGTCGACGAGCAGGCGTACCTGGCCACCATGATCCTGGCCGGGATCGACGGGGAGTCGGCCGAGGCGGACACCATCGCCCAGCGTCAGCTCAACCAGCGCCAGGTGATCATCTGGTACCTGTCACTGCTGGACCGCGGCGACCGGGCCCGGGCCGCGGACGTCCTGCGCACCGAGATCATGCCCGCCTACCGCCGCAACGTGGCCCGGTTGCAGGAGCTGCGCGATCAACACCAGTCCCGGTACGAGGAGCACGCGGCGGCCGCCCGGCACGACTCGGACCGGCTGCTCTGGTTCAGCTCGGTCACCACCGGGCTCACCCTGGTGATGCTCGCGCTGTTCGCCTGGACCGTCCGGGCGCACCGCCGCCGGGTGGAGACGCTGGCCGCCACCGACATCCTCACCGGGCTGCCGAACCGGGCCGCGTTCACCCTGCACACCCAGCGCGCGCTGACCACCGGGCTGACCGTGCTGACCGTCAACATCGACGGGTTCCGGCACGTCAACGACCAGCTCGGCCCGAACATCGGCGACCGGCTGCTGGCCGAGGCGGGCTGGCGGATGTCCACCGCGGTCCGGGACAGCGACCTGGTCGCCCGGATCGGCGGCGACGAGTTCGCCATCCTGCTGCGCGACACCGACCCGGCCCGCGCCGAGACCGTCGCCGACCGGCTGCGCGAGGCCTTCGACCAGCCGTTCCAGCTCGGCGACCTGACCATCGACCTGGAGATCAGCATCGGCGCCGCGACGGCCACCGCCGACGACGACGTCCGCACCCTGCTCGGGCACGCCGACAGCGCCATGCACGACGCGAAGGAGCAGCACGACGGCTACCGCCGCTTCCGCCCGCACGCCGGGCAGGACAGCGCGGACCGGCTCAGCCTGCTCGGCGACCTGCGCCGCGGCCTGGACGACGCCGGCCAGTTCAGCCTGCACTACCAGGCCAAGATCCGGCTGGCCGACGGGACGGTGGCCGGGGTGGAGGCGCTGGCCCGCTGGCAGCACCCGGTGAAGGGCCCGGTCTCCCCCGGCCAGTTCGTCCCGGTGCTGGAGACCACCAGCCTGATCCACCGTTTCACCGAGCGGGTGCTGACCCTGGCCCTGGAGCAGGCCCGCGCCTGGCTGGACGCCGGGCACCCGGTCCCGGTGGCGGTCAACGTGTCCACCCGCAGCCTGCTCGACGAGACCTTCCCGGACCGGCTGGCCGCCCTGCTGGAGTCGGCGGGCGTGCCCGGCGCCCTGCTCTGCATCGAGATCACCGAGCACACCGTGATGTCCGACCCGGCCACCACGATCGACGCCCTGCACCGGATCCGGGAGCTGGGCGTGAAGACGTCGATCGACGATTTCGGTACGGGCTACTCGTCGCTGTCGTACCTGAAGATGCTCCCGGTCGACGAGCTGAAGATCGACCGCTCCTTCGTGGCCGACATGGTCACCGACCGCAGCAGCCGGGCCCTGGTCGCCTCGGCTGTCGACCTGGCGCACAACCTGGGCCTGACCGTGGTCGCCGAGGGCATCGAGGACGCGCCGACCGCGGCGGCGCTGGCCGGCCTGGGCTGCGACACCGCGCAGGGCTACCACTTCGCCCGCCCGGTCCCGGCCACCGACGTCTCCCTCACCCCACGACCGCTGCCGCTCCCGGCCCGCTGA
- a CDS encoding alpha/beta fold hydrolase, with protein sequence MPYVTAKDGTALHYLDWGSGQPMLFVPSAWLPVQMWEHQLTDLTERGLRCVAYDRRGHGRSDAPWDGYDYDTLADDLAALVDHLDLRDLTLVGHSAGGGEVVRYLTRHGAHRVRGIVLLAATTPFPKRTADNPHGVPAELSAADAAYRAADRPRWNAERAASFFALDTNEVSPEQIEWFRDIIMRCTPRAHRATYATAFHTDLRDELRALRVPTLVLHGDRDEQAPLEVCGRRAAELVPGSELRVYQGAAHGLFVTHAARLNDDLHGFATR encoded by the coding sequence ATGCCGTACGTGACCGCCAAGGACGGGACCGCCCTGCACTACCTCGACTGGGGAAGCGGGCAGCCGATGCTGTTCGTGCCCAGCGCCTGGCTCCCCGTGCAGATGTGGGAGCACCAGCTCACCGACCTGACCGAGCGCGGCCTGCGCTGCGTGGCCTACGACCGCCGCGGCCACGGACGCTCCGACGCGCCCTGGGACGGCTACGACTACGACACGCTCGCCGACGACCTCGCCGCGCTCGTCGACCACCTGGACCTGCGGGACCTGACCCTGGTCGGGCACTCGGCCGGCGGTGGCGAGGTGGTCCGCTACCTGACCCGGCACGGCGCGCACCGGGTGCGCGGCATCGTGCTGCTCGCCGCCACCACGCCGTTCCCGAAGCGGACCGCGGACAACCCGCACGGCGTCCCGGCCGAGCTCAGCGCGGCCGACGCGGCGTACCGGGCGGCGGACCGGCCCCGCTGGAACGCCGAGCGGGCGGCGTCGTTCTTCGCGCTGGACACCAACGAGGTATCGCCGGAACAGATCGAGTGGTTCCGCGACATCATCATGCGGTGCACACCGCGGGCGCACCGGGCGACCTATGCGACCGCCTTCCACACCGACCTGCGCGACGAGCTGCGGGCGCTGCGGGTGCCGACGCTCGTGCTGCACGGCGACCGCGACGAGCAGGCGCCGCTCGAGGTGTGCGGCCGGCGGGCGGCCGAGCTGGTCCCCGGCAGCGAGCTGCGGGTGTACCAGGGCGCGGCGCACGGCCTGTTCGTCACCCACGCCGCGCGCCTCAACGACGACCTGCACGGCTTCGCCACTCGCTGA